From Anopheles arabiensis isolate DONGOLA chromosome 3, AaraD3, whole genome shotgun sequence, a single genomic window includes:
- the LOC120899767 gene encoding uncharacterized protein LOC120899767, whose protein sequence is MSEPDLENDNNEVRDRSRSRSRSPHARRLWVQDLFLNRNETGNRLLTDITTSGIYETMNRFLRMKKEDFFHLLSLVGPKIAKMDTDFRKAIMEQERLLITLRYLATGETFTSLQYVFRVSRHSISRIVKETCACLIEALRDYVKLPSTEEEWLAISRRFEQRWRFPHAIGAIDGKHVEIICPRNSGSEYHNYQIFF, encoded by the exons atgagCGAGCCAGACCTTGAAAATGACAACAACGAAGTCCGGGATCGTTCCCGATCTCGTTCCCGTAGTCCGCATGCACGTCGTTTGTGGGTTCAAGACTTATTCCTGAACCGAAACGAAACCGGCAACCGGCTACTGACCGACATCACGACATCGGGTATATACGAGACGATGAACCGATTTTTAAGGATGAAGAAGGAAGATTTCTTCCATTTACTGTCCCTTGTTGGTCCAAAAATTGCGAAAATGGACACAGATTTCCGCAAAGCAATCATGGAACAGGAAAGGCTGCTGATAACATTGCGGTATCTTGCGACTGGAGAGACATTTACCAGCCTCCAATACGTGTTCCGG GTGTCGAGGCATTCTATCAGCAGAATAGTTAAAGAGACGTGCGCATGTCTTATCGAGGCTTTGCGGGATTATGTCAAG CTACCCTCTACCGAAGAAGAATGGCTTGCAATCTCAAGACGATTTGAGCAGCGCTGGAGATTTCCTCACGCAATAGGTGCAATCGATGGGAAGCACGTTGAAATTATTTGCCCTCGTAATAGCGGATCCGAATATCACAACtatcaaatttttttttag
- the LOC120903426 gene encoding tripartite motif-containing protein 45 isoform X1, which yields MDRETSNVPSWCHQSLLHDHADSTTTTDGEPVDERRKSPRARCSSGRLRMEAAVTVHAPWASEDSDGEESDCNDHRAPSVKGRPASPRPPMPGTAVTEGPDPLQRYVRLQEEHVEASVVVLTNGTGTVGTGTTLESLPKGSGKLTFNLTPEQLGVRNVVERVDRTRRTIPAGEYLLSPDASTGEECPRKSSLRRNSAYSNQSEMDKQLALEQHPEPLPDSDEVCPGPAGTPAGSLRMMLMMIPSDTVRTEDVDGSRGSVSSRVSVSGQLPRRAQHKFDEISTIYDHFPTDFLPDRFLCGLCQKLLREPRVLDCLHTFCRACLERVAATVTHGQDSAQFWQRVNENASFDWDPQAGDQDTGNGKAVNDNVSGTLGTIGESRFDQLRASFQNFREQNCLRSPVKSDKCRDKVKARVIYGDREKVIVCPTCNHPTELPAGPGGIGQLPQHFVLARKIENIVSQHSSSPGSSRHGSPTNCAPSSIAFAMCELCSDEVTQPATVSCQTCALKLCNFCREAHRRQRGTASHCIVRLGLSELMKARPRRTLSVPGEADSMPRSIKCPMHPEHQLKLFCTTCHQVICGECSTLLHRDHRCTTVSRAGKVYGRFVRSAIEQTRPLEDYALQSVGRLNDLTVRINSRCEAVQQEVDAFVDEYVAALEEHRRTLSEQIGNIRQAKMEMIMAQKLDLERRSQNSRAAIEFAEELMTEGSEVENLLFVSILLKRFEQCLKSTRALDSTVTDTVQFLADEEAPNVRVQTGVPLFGIVTTQKADPQQSGIEHSAGELATLKAHKRVQLTLVVRDYEGRRLGHGGITVQTDLRFRDDDDHSVPMTIADNRDGSYGLTFVPSRPGVMHLMLFVDGKLLEECPVVLRIHKLRPHYGVYHCCTFCSSSGSKGGTCACGSIMPGGYRGCGHGHEGHPGQRHWSCCGSLQEYSDCTASVGKERQHNE from the exons ATGGATCGTGAAACATCGAACGTCCCGAGCTGGTGCCACCAATCGCTCCTACACGACCATGCTGACTCGACGACCACCACGGACGGGGAGCCGGTGGATGAGCGACGCAAATCCCCGAGAGCACGCTGTTCCAGCGGACGACTGCGGATGGAGGCAGCCGTCACGGTGCATGCTCCATGGGCGAGCGAAGATTCCGACGGCGAGGAGAGTGATTGCAATGACCATCGGGCACCATCGGTCAAGGGTCGTCCTGCGTCACCCAGACCACCAATGCCCGGCACAGCCGTGACCGAAGGGCCCGATCCGCTGCAACGCTACGTCCGGCTGCAGGAAGAGCACGTCGAGGCGTCCGTCGTTGTGCTAACGAATGGGACCGGCACTGTTGGCACAGGTACTACACTTGAATCATTGCCAAAAGGCAGTGGGAAATTAACTTTCAATCTAACCCCGGAGCAACTGGGTGTCCGCAACGTGGTAGAGCGGGTGGACCGCACTAGACGAACCATTCCCGCTGGCGAATACCTGCTCTCGCCGGACGCCAGCACTGGGGAGGAATGTCCGCGAAAGAGTAGCCTGCGGCGCAATTCAGCGTACAGCAATCAATCGGAGATGGATAAGCAACTCGCCCTCGAGCAGCATCCGGAGCCACTTCCGGACAGTGACGAAGTGTGTCCCGGTCCAGCAGGCACACCGGCCGGCTCGCTgaggatgatgctgatgatgataccGTCCGACACTGTACGGACGGAGGATGTCGATGGATCACGGGGCTCGGTTAGTTCGCGGGTATCGGTCAGTGGTCAGCTGCCCCGAAGGGCACAACATAAATTTGACGAGATATC CACAATCTACGACCACTTCCCGACCGACTTTCTACCCGACCGGTTCCTGTGCGGGCTGTGCCAGAAGCTGCTACGCGAACCACGTGTGCTAGACTGTCTGCACACGTTCTGTCGGGCGTGCTTGGAGCGGGTTGCCGCGACGGTCACGCACGGTCAGGACAGTGCCCAGTTCTGGCAGCGCGTCAACGAAAATGCCAGCTTCGATTGGGACC CTCAAGCAGGCGATCAGGATACAGGTAATGGCAAAGCGGTAAATGATAATGTTTCTGGCACGTTGGGAACCATCGGCGAGTCACGTTTCGATCAGCTCCGTGCCTCCTTTCAAAACTTTCGGGAGCAGAACTGTTTGCGATCGCCGGTAAAGTCTGACAAG tgCAGAGACAAAGTTAAGGCTAGAGTAATATATGGTGACAGGGAAAAAGTTATCGTGTGTCCCACCTGTAATCATCCAACGGAGCTACCGGCTGGACCGGGCGGTATTGGCCAGCTGCCGCAGCACTTTGTGTTGGCGAGGAAAATCGAGAACATCGTTTCGCAGCATTCGTCGTCGCCGGGCTCTTCGCGACACGGTTCGCCCACAAACTGTGCACCATCATCAATCGCCTTTGCAATGTGCGAGCTATGTTCTGACGAAGTTACG CAACCGGCAACCGTATCCTGTCAAACGTGTGCACTGAAGTTGTGCAACTTTTGCAGAGAAGCACACCGGCGACAACGTGGCACCGCCTCGCACTGTATCGTTCGGCTTGGGTTGAGCGAGCTGATGAAAGCGAGGCCCCGTCGGACACTGTCTGTCCCGGGGGAGGCCGACTCGATGCCACGCTCGATTAAATGTCCAATGCATCCGGAACATCAATTAAAACTATTCTGCACGACTTGCCACCAGGTGATCTGCGGTGAGTGTAGCACACTGCTGCACCGGGACCACCGCTGCACGACGGTGAGCCGGGCGGGCAAGGTATACGGACGATTTGTGCGGAGTGCCATCGAACAGACGCGTCCCCTGGAGGACTATGCATTGCAGTCGGTGGGTAGGTTGAACGACTTGACCGTACGAATCAACAGCCGCTGTGAGGCGGTGCAGCAGGAAGTGGACGCGTTCGTGGATGAGTATGTGGCGGCGCTCGAGGAGCACCGGCGTACGCTGAGCGAGCAGATCGGTAACATTCGCCAGGCAAAGATGGAGATGATCATGGCCCAGAAGTTGGATCTTG AGCGGCGTTCCCAGAACTCTCGAGCTGCGATCGAGTTTGCTGAGGAGCTGATGACCGAAGGCAGTGAGGTGGAAAATTTACTCTTCGTCAGCATACTGCTGAAGCGGTTCGAGCAGTGCCTGAAATCGACCCGAGCGCTCGACAGCACCGTCACCGATACGGTGCAATTTCTCGCAGACGAGGAAGCACCGAACGTGCGGGTGCAGACCGGCGTCCCGCTGTTTGGCATCGTTACCACCCAGAAAGCGGACCCACAGCAGAGTGGCATCGAGCATTCGGCCGGCGAGCTGGCTACCCTGAAGGCACACAAGCGCGTCCAGCTGACGCTTGTCGTGCGGGACTACGAAGGTCGTCGGCTGGGTCACGGTGGCATTACGGTGCAGACGGATCTCCGCTTTCGGGACGACGATGATCACTCGGTACCGATGACCATCGCCGACAATCGGGACGGGTCGTATGGTCTGACGTTTGTACCGTCGCGTCCCGGTGTAATGCATCTGATGCTTTTCGTTGACGGAAAGTTGCTGGAG GAATGCCCAGTTGTGCTGCGAATCCACAAACTTCGACCACACTACGGCGTGTATCACTGCTGTACGTTCTGTTCCAGCAGCGGGTCCAAGGGTGGAACCTGTGCATGCGGAAGTATCATGCCCGGTGGCTACCGGGGCTGTGGCCACGGGCACGAGGGCCATCCCGGGCAGCGTCACTGGTCGTGTTGCGGAAGTTTGCAGGAATATTCCGACTGTACCGCATCGGTGGGCAAGGAAAGGCAGcacaatgaataa
- the LOC120903426 gene encoding tripartite motif-containing protein 45 isoform X2: protein MDRETSNVPSWCHQSLLHDHADSTTTTDGEPVDERRKSPRARCSSGRLRMEAAVTVHAPWASEDSDGEESDCNDHRAPSVKGRPASPRPPMPGTAVTEGPDPLQRYVRLQEEHVEASVVVLTNGTGTVGTGTTLESLPKGSGKLTFNLTPEQLGVRNVVERVDRTRRTIPAGEYLLSPDASTGEECPRKSSLRRNSAYSNQSEMDKQLALEQHPEPLPDSDEVCPGPAGTPAGSLRMMLMMIPSDTVRTEDVDGSRGSVSSRVSVSGQLPRRAQHKFDEISTIYDHFPTDFLPDRFLCGLCQKLLREPRVLDCLHTFCRACLERVAATVTHGQDSAQFWQRVNENASFDWDPQAGDQDTGNGKAVNDNVSGTLGTIGESRFDQLRASFQNFREQNCLRSPVKSDKCRDKVKARVIYGDREKVIVCPTCNHPTELPAGPGGIGQLPQHFVLARKIENIVSQHSSSPGSSRHGSPTNCAPSSIAFAMCELCSDEVTLCNFCREAHRRQRGTASHCIVRLGLSELMKARPRRTLSVPGEADSMPRSIKCPMHPEHQLKLFCTTCHQVICGECSTLLHRDHRCTTVSRAGKVYGRFVRSAIEQTRPLEDYALQSVGRLNDLTVRINSRCEAVQQEVDAFVDEYVAALEEHRRTLSEQIGNIRQAKMEMIMAQKLDLERRSQNSRAAIEFAEELMTEGSEVENLLFVSILLKRFEQCLKSTRALDSTVTDTVQFLADEEAPNVRVQTGVPLFGIVTTQKADPQQSGIEHSAGELATLKAHKRVQLTLVVRDYEGRRLGHGGITVQTDLRFRDDDDHSVPMTIADNRDGSYGLTFVPSRPGVMHLMLFVDGKLLEECPVVLRIHKLRPHYGVYHCCTFCSSSGSKGGTCACGSIMPGGYRGCGHGHEGHPGQRHWSCCGSLQEYSDCTASVGKERQHNE, encoded by the exons ATGGATCGTGAAACATCGAACGTCCCGAGCTGGTGCCACCAATCGCTCCTACACGACCATGCTGACTCGACGACCACCACGGACGGGGAGCCGGTGGATGAGCGACGCAAATCCCCGAGAGCACGCTGTTCCAGCGGACGACTGCGGATGGAGGCAGCCGTCACGGTGCATGCTCCATGGGCGAGCGAAGATTCCGACGGCGAGGAGAGTGATTGCAATGACCATCGGGCACCATCGGTCAAGGGTCGTCCTGCGTCACCCAGACCACCAATGCCCGGCACAGCCGTGACCGAAGGGCCCGATCCGCTGCAACGCTACGTCCGGCTGCAGGAAGAGCACGTCGAGGCGTCCGTCGTTGTGCTAACGAATGGGACCGGCACTGTTGGCACAGGTACTACACTTGAATCATTGCCAAAAGGCAGTGGGAAATTAACTTTCAATCTAACCCCGGAGCAACTGGGTGTCCGCAACGTGGTAGAGCGGGTGGACCGCACTAGACGAACCATTCCCGCTGGCGAATACCTGCTCTCGCCGGACGCCAGCACTGGGGAGGAATGTCCGCGAAAGAGTAGCCTGCGGCGCAATTCAGCGTACAGCAATCAATCGGAGATGGATAAGCAACTCGCCCTCGAGCAGCATCCGGAGCCACTTCCGGACAGTGACGAAGTGTGTCCCGGTCCAGCAGGCACACCGGCCGGCTCGCTgaggatgatgctgatgatgataccGTCCGACACTGTACGGACGGAGGATGTCGATGGATCACGGGGCTCGGTTAGTTCGCGGGTATCGGTCAGTGGTCAGCTGCCCCGAAGGGCACAACATAAATTTGACGAGATATC CACAATCTACGACCACTTCCCGACCGACTTTCTACCCGACCGGTTCCTGTGCGGGCTGTGCCAGAAGCTGCTACGCGAACCACGTGTGCTAGACTGTCTGCACACGTTCTGTCGGGCGTGCTTGGAGCGGGTTGCCGCGACGGTCACGCACGGTCAGGACAGTGCCCAGTTCTGGCAGCGCGTCAACGAAAATGCCAGCTTCGATTGGGACC CTCAAGCAGGCGATCAGGATACAGGTAATGGCAAAGCGGTAAATGATAATGTTTCTGGCACGTTGGGAACCATCGGCGAGTCACGTTTCGATCAGCTCCGTGCCTCCTTTCAAAACTTTCGGGAGCAGAACTGTTTGCGATCGCCGGTAAAGTCTGACAAG tgCAGAGACAAAGTTAAGGCTAGAGTAATATATGGTGACAGGGAAAAAGTTATCGTGTGTCCCACCTGTAATCATCCAACGGAGCTACCGGCTGGACCGGGCGGTATTGGCCAGCTGCCGCAGCACTTTGTGTTGGCGAGGAAAATCGAGAACATCGTTTCGCAGCATTCGTCGTCGCCGGGCTCTTCGCGACACGGTTCGCCCACAAACTGTGCACCATCATCAATCGCCTTTGCAATGTGCGAGCTATGTTCTGACGAAGTTACG TTGTGCAACTTTTGCAGAGAAGCACACCGGCGACAACGTGGCACCGCCTCGCACTGTATCGTTCGGCTTGGGTTGAGCGAGCTGATGAAAGCGAGGCCCCGTCGGACACTGTCTGTCCCGGGGGAGGCCGACTCGATGCCACGCTCGATTAAATGTCCAATGCATCCGGAACATCAATTAAAACTATTCTGCACGACTTGCCACCAGGTGATCTGCGGTGAGTGTAGCACACTGCTGCACCGGGACCACCGCTGCACGACGGTGAGCCGGGCGGGCAAGGTATACGGACGATTTGTGCGGAGTGCCATCGAACAGACGCGTCCCCTGGAGGACTATGCATTGCAGTCGGTGGGTAGGTTGAACGACTTGACCGTACGAATCAACAGCCGCTGTGAGGCGGTGCAGCAGGAAGTGGACGCGTTCGTGGATGAGTATGTGGCGGCGCTCGAGGAGCACCGGCGTACGCTGAGCGAGCAGATCGGTAACATTCGCCAGGCAAAGATGGAGATGATCATGGCCCAGAAGTTGGATCTTG AGCGGCGTTCCCAGAACTCTCGAGCTGCGATCGAGTTTGCTGAGGAGCTGATGACCGAAGGCAGTGAGGTGGAAAATTTACTCTTCGTCAGCATACTGCTGAAGCGGTTCGAGCAGTGCCTGAAATCGACCCGAGCGCTCGACAGCACCGTCACCGATACGGTGCAATTTCTCGCAGACGAGGAAGCACCGAACGTGCGGGTGCAGACCGGCGTCCCGCTGTTTGGCATCGTTACCACCCAGAAAGCGGACCCACAGCAGAGTGGCATCGAGCATTCGGCCGGCGAGCTGGCTACCCTGAAGGCACACAAGCGCGTCCAGCTGACGCTTGTCGTGCGGGACTACGAAGGTCGTCGGCTGGGTCACGGTGGCATTACGGTGCAGACGGATCTCCGCTTTCGGGACGACGATGATCACTCGGTACCGATGACCATCGCCGACAATCGGGACGGGTCGTATGGTCTGACGTTTGTACCGTCGCGTCCCGGTGTAATGCATCTGATGCTTTTCGTTGACGGAAAGTTGCTGGAG GAATGCCCAGTTGTGCTGCGAATCCACAAACTTCGACCACACTACGGCGTGTATCACTGCTGTACGTTCTGTTCCAGCAGCGGGTCCAAGGGTGGAACCTGTGCATGCGGAAGTATCATGCCCGGTGGCTACCGGGGCTGTGGCCACGGGCACGAGGGCCATCCCGGGCAGCGTCACTGGTCGTGTTGCGGAAGTTTGCAGGAATATTCCGACTGTACCGCATCGGTGGGCAAGGAAAGGCAGcacaatgaataa